GGCAGTGCATCTTGTGGCTGGCCAAGAAGGAAGAACTGGAACGCCGCGATGTGTATGTCGAACTGCCGCAGCGCCGCTTTCCGCCGCAGTCGCAGTTCACCTTTAACGCCGGCGCGCGCGACGCCGCTGGAGATGTGATCGCGGATGCGACGTTCCAGGCGTCGCTCATCGCACCTGATGGCAGCAAGACCAACGTGCGTTTGGCGCCTGGCGATGAAGGGGTGATCGGTACGGTCGAAACCGGCGACACCGCCGGCGACTATATGCTGGAGGTCACGGCGCTGCGCGACGGCAAAGCGCTTGGCGTCGGCAACGGGCGATTCTTTGTCGCCGATCAAGATTTAGAGCTCGCCGATCCTTCGGCCAAACCATCGCAAATGGCGAGCCTGGCTGCGATTACTTCCAGCGCCGGCGGAAAAGCCTGGGCCGCCGAGCAATTGCCGGAACTGATCGAGATGGTGAAAAAATCGCCGCCTGAGACCGAAATCGAAGTCCAAACCAAATGGACCTGGCCCGAGTCGGCTCGCGACGCATGGCTGAATCTGATCTTGGTCGTCGGCTTGCTCAGCGGCGAATGGTACCTGCGAAAGAAGTGGGGCATGGTGTAGGTCAAGCGTTGGCCGGACGCATTGCTCTCTTCGTAGCCCACTGCGCCAGTTTTGAAGTTGCGCAATTTCCCGGTTGGCCCCGATAGCTCCGCTATCGGGGCGGCGCAGCCGTAAGAGGCATTGGCTCCCGGTATGCAGTTCGGGGCCATTTCGCCATTTCAAACGGCGCGGCAACCACCGCTCTAGGTCCGGCCGCGGCTCGATGCCTCTTACCGACTTCGTCGGCCGCGATAGCGGAGCTATCGCGGCCAACCAGGGAAATCGCGCAACCTCAAAACTCGCGCAGCGGCTACGAAGAAAACTTCGTTCCAGTGACAACGCTCCTCCCGAGTCCTACAATGACGCTTAGTAGGTTGAACGACTTGCGCGTGCGTCTGGCGCGGAAGGTCGGTTTGGCTTAACACCGTCAATAGCGCATCCGGCGAAGGGTGTCAGGGAGGTACGAAAGATGACCAGTGAGAAACCGAAGCCGACAACTACCGACGCCGGGATTCCGGTCGCTAGTGATGAACATTCGCTGACCGTCGGAGCGGATGGTCCGATTGTGCTGCATGATCACTATCTGATCGAGCAGATGGCGAATTTCAATCGCGAGCGGATCGCCGAACGACAGCCGCATGCCAAAGGCTCCGGCGCGTTTGGGCATTTTGAAGTGACGCACGACGTCAGCGCTTATACCAAAGCGGCGGTGTTTCAGCCGGGCGTGAAGACCGACACGCTGATTCGCTTTTCGACGGTGGCCGGTGAACGAGGGAGCCCCGATACTTGGCGCGATCCCCGCGGATTTGCGCTGAAGTTCTACACCACCGAAGGCAACTACGACATGGTGGGGAACAACACGCCGGTTTTCTTTATTCGCGATCCGATGAAGTTTCAACATTTCATCCGTTCGCAGAAACGCCGCGCTGACAACGGCCTGCGTGATCATGACATGCAATGGGATTTCTGGTCGCTCTCGCCGGAGTCGGCTCATCAGGTCACATGGCTGATGGGAGATCGCGGGATTCCCAAGACCTGGCGCAATATGAACGGCTATTCGAGCCATACCTATATGTGGGTCAACGCCGCCGGCGAGCGGTTCTGGGTAAAGTACCACTTCAAAACGGATCAAGGCAATGATTTTCTGACCCAGGACGAAGCGGTACGCATCGCCGGCGAAGACGCCGACTATCATCGTCGCGATCTGTTCCAAGCGATCGAGCAGGGTAATTATCCCAGTTGGACGCTCCACATGCAGATCATGCCGTATGAAGAAGCGAAGACCTATCGCTTCAACCCGTTCGACCTGACGAAAGTTTGGCCGCATAGCGACTATCCGCTGCAGGAAGTGGGCAAGCTCACGCTGAATCGTAATCCGACTGATTTCCATACCGAGATCGAACAAGCGGCGTTCGAGCCGAACAATCTGGTCCCGGGAATCGGCGTCAGTCCTGACAAGATGTTGCTTGGTCGGATGTTCGCCTATGCCGACGCGCATCGTGCCCGCATGGGAGTGAACTACAAGCAAGTTCCGGTCAATCGCCCCCAGTGTCCGGTACATAGCTACAGCAAAGATGGCGCGATGCGGGTTGATAACGTGACCGATCCGGTCTACGCGCCCAACTCGAAAGGTGGCCCGGCCGCCGATCCCGAGCATTATCCGGCTGCCGAAGTTTGGAGCGCTGACGGCGAGTTTGTTCACGCCGCCTATACGCTCCGCCAAGATGACGACGACTGGGGCCAAGCCGGAACGTTGGTGCGTGAAGTGCTGGACGACGCCGCGCGGGATCGCTTGGTGTCGAACGTCGTCGGGCATATTAAAGGGGGCGTTAAAGAGCCGGTCCTGGCCCGCGTTCTGCAGTACTGGCGCAACATCGACAAGACGATCGGCGATCGCATCGCCAAGGGGGTAAGCGGCGGTTAATCGATCGATTTAGAACCAGCAGCGCTTCTGATCGGAGGAATCCGGCCGGGAGCGTTTTTTTATGCGCGGGTCGAGCAAGGGAATCGCGTTGTCGTCGCGGCAAAGTATTAGTTAGAAGGCGAACTATAATTCTTGGAAAAATGACAGCATGGATAGTGGAAAGCCGTCACATTAGGAGTTAGCCTAGCAGCTTACCCGATCCTTAAACTCGCCGGGGCTGACATGTTTAAGATCTCAAGCTTGCGCGTTCCGTTGTTGCTGGTGATGGCGGCTCTGGTTGGAAATGCAGTCGCGACCAGCCCTTTGTTGGATCCGCCCAAGACCGCCGAAGAGTTGGGCCAGTCGCCAACGACTTTAACGGCGGACGAGACCGCTGCAGTATCTCCGTCGATCCAAGACTCCGCCTCGCTGGATCTCCATTCGGCGCCGAAGTTTGACGAGATCGTCCAGGCCGAGAGCAGCCGCTAAGCCGTTGTAGGGTTTGCTGTGCGGACCAAGTGTTGGCGCCGCATTTCAGAGGGTCCGCCCAAACGGCTCTCTAATCCTCTTCCTCATCTTCGCCCCAGGTGATCATGTCGCCGAAGCAAACTTCGCTTTGGCGGATCGCTTTTTCGCGGAGCGGTGCGTGGACGGCGATATCTTCCGGCGTCCAGTCGAACGTGTCGAACAAGATGCACCACTCGATGTTGACCAGTTCCAGGTTCTGCTCGGCGATCGACGCTTCAAACAACTTGACCGCTTCGTAGAAGTTGCCGGTTGGGACGAAGCAGTGAGTGAAGATGCCGGAGACTTCGGCCGGGTCGAAGGCGCTGTCGGCGGTCGGTTTCAGCTCGACCATCAGAAAGTAAGTGCTCGGTTCAGACAACAGACAGATCCTTCAGAGGTCGACAGGCGAATAACACTGCCGACATCGTAGCACTTGCCCACGCCGGTTGACTACACGGCGTATTGCTTAACGAACATCGCGACTGCGGATTGGATGATTCGTTCTTTTTCGGCCGCCGCCGGCATCGGTTCGAGCCCAAAGACTTGCGGCCAGAAGGTGAACGCCTGCAGTAGTCCGCAAAATTGGGCGGCGGCGAACTCGGCGTCCTCAATTTGCAGGCGACCTGCTGCGGTCGCTTGCTCGAGCCAGCGAACCAACCGCACGCGAAACCGTTTCTGATCGCCGATCGTTTGCTGGGCCAAATGAGGCGACATCAAGAAACGAGAGAGGGTGACCCGAACCAATCCCTGAAAGCTGGCGGAAGTGAACAGCTCGACCACATGCCGCGCGTTGGCCGCCAGTTGCTCGGCCAGGTCGCGGTCTGGCTCATGCGGAAAATCGGGGAGCGATTCGGTCGTTTCCAGCAGTTCTTCGATGATCGCCAGAAAGAGAGCGTCTTTGCTCTCAAAGTGGTTGTAGACCGTCCTCTTGCTCACTTCGGCGGTCTCGGCGATCCGGTTCATGCTGGTGTTGTCGAAGCCGCAGGTTTCAAATTCTTTCACCGCAGCAGCCACGATCGCGGCTCGTTTCCGATCGGTCAGACGGGATTCCGTGGGGAGCTCGACGGGCAAACTTGCACCTTGGGGTTTACTTTTGCTAGGCAACGCTTAAACTATACCGCTCGGTTTACTTTTCGGCAAATCCGCGGACAAACTAAGGCAATCTTATGGCCTTTACTCGCATTTTAACGCATTTATCGGTTTCCGTCTCCTTGGTTGGTCTCTTCGTAGGGGGGCTTGGGGGCTGCTCGCCGCAGACCGAAACGGCGGAAGTTCGCAAACCGCCGCGTCCCGTTTCGACGATCACGCTGAATACAACGCGACCTGGAGTCGCTTCCGAGGTAACCGGATCGGTCGTTTCTTGGAAGACCGAGCAGATTGGTTTCGAGGTCGAAGGTCGCGTTCGCCAGGTGATTGAGCCGAACGAACAGATCGAAGGGCGTCTTGTCGCCCAAAATGGCGAATCGCACTTGCTCTCGGAAGGAACCCCGCTGGCCCGGTTGGATGACGAACGATTTCAGATCACCGTGCAATCGGCCAAGGCCGCCGTCGAAGTGGCCCGCCGACAAATTGAGGCCGTTCAGGTAGATATCGAACAGCGAATTCCGGCCAGCATCGCCGCGGCCGAAGCGGAGAAACAACTGGCCGAGATTGAAATGGCCCGCACGCAAAAGCTGTTTGACAAATCGGCCAGCACGCAGGCGGCGCTCGATCAAGCGATCACGACAATGGCGACCGCCGAAGCGAACGTCGCGCGCGCCAAAGCCGAACTCTCCTCGCGACAAGCGGAAGTTCGTTCGTTGGAAGCCCAAGCGTTGCAGGCTGAACAACAGTTGGCCGACGCCGAGCGGAACTTGGAAGATGTCGTGCTCTACAGTTCGTTTCGCGGACAGATCGCCGAGACGCATGTGTTGCCGGGCAGCTACGTCAAAGCAGGCGATCCGGTGATCACGGTGCAGCTGATGGATCCGGTCTCGATCGAGTTCGAGCTTTCCGCCGCGGCGTCGCGCAAATTCCAACATGGCGATTCGCTGCGGATCTATACGATCAACCCTGGCCAGCCGCGGAAAGAACTGTGCGGCTTCGTCTATCTGACCGACGCCGTCGCCGATTCGCAGACGCGCACCTTTACGGTCAAGTTGTTGGTTCGCAACGAAGAAGTGCAAATGACGCCGCCGATGGAGTTGGATGGATACCCCGTGGCGCGGACCGTCGATCTCTGGCCGCTGAACATTGGCCCCGTGTTGAGCGGCGACCAGCGGCTGTTTGTCGAAGAAGAATCGATTCATCATGACGCGCAAGGCGCCTTTGTGTGGAAAGCGACCAACCGACACATGGGGGAAATATCGGACAACAAAAACCGCGTGCTGACGGTCGAGAAGATTCGCGTCGACGCTCAGCCGGTCAGCGTGCCGTTTTTGGGAAACTGGAACTTTGTGCCGGTCACCATTCGAAGCGATCAAAACTTTGATCCTGAGCGGGACTTGATCGCCGGCAAGATGATCGTCGAGGGACAAGAAGCCGACGACTGGAACGGCGATAAGCTGCTCTATGATCGCGGCGGCTGGCTGTTGCGACCAGGAGATCTGGTGCGCGTCGAGCTCTCGGAAGATTCGGCGGGGAGCGGCTTGTATGTCCCGATGAAAGCGCTGCGGCACGCCAGCGGTCAAGCGTCGGTCTTTGTGGTGGATCGGTCAACGCCTGATCGCCCCATTGCGCGAGAAACGCCAGTCACAATCGTGACGGCTGACGCAGCGCTGCGACAAGAAGCGGCGCTGCAGCGGATTGAACCGGTCGAGCCTGGGACGCTGGCGGCCGGCGCCCAATTGATTGTCGAAGGAGTCCATTACCTGGTTGATGGCGATGAAATCGTGCTGATCAAAAAACCGGGAGCCGCCCAGTGAACTATCTGCCGGAATTCGCGATCAAACGGCCGACGGTGGTCGTTTCGATCGTGCTGATGACCGTCGTCTGGGGGATCGTCAGCTTTATGACGATGCCGCGCCGCGAAGACCCTGACTTTACGATCAAAGTTTGCGTCGTCGCGACCCGTTGGACCGGCGCTTCGGCTCAAAAGGTCGAAGAGCTGGTCACCGATCCGCTGGAAGAAGCGATTGACGGCTTGGAAGAAGTGAAACTGATCCGTTCGAATTCGAGCAACGGACTCTCGACGATCTTCGTCGAACTGGAAGATGCGCTGCCGGGAAGCAAAGTTGACGACATCTGGGATAAAGTCCGCGCACGCGTTCGCAACGTTCCGATGCCGGAGCCGAACATCACGCCCTACGTGAATGATGAGTTCACCGATACGAACATCATTTTGTTCGCGGTGCACCAAAAACCGCTCCACGGCGCCGCCGAAATTGATCCGGCGTACGCTTACTCGCCGCGCGACTTGGATCTCTTCTCCGAACAGATTCGGGACGAACTGCGACTGCTGCCAGGCGTGGCGAAAGTCGACCGTTTCGGCGTTCTGGAGGAAGCGATCTATATCGAAACCGACGTTGGCGCCTGGTCGAAACTGCAGCTTACCTCGTCGCAATTGAAGTCGCTGGTCGAAGCACGCAACATTGTCGCGCCCGGCGGAACGATCGACGCCGATGATGGGCGATTTTATGTGAAGCCGGGGGGCGAACTCGACGCCGTCCAGGAACTCGATTCGATCATCGCGGCCCTTTCGCCCACCGATAGCGGCGCTAACCATGTTTATCTTGAGAGTCTCGGGCTGAACGTCCGCCGCGATTATCTCGATCCGCCGCCGCTGATTTGCCGTTACGGCGACAACGAAATGGAACAGTCCGCGGTGGTGGTCGCCGTGACGATGAAGTCAGGCTCGAACATCATCGAGATTTGCGATTCGGCCAAAGCCAAAGTCGCTCAAATGCAGAACGTCGTCGGCTCGTTGCCGCCCGATCTGGGCGTGACGATCATCTCGGATCAGTCGGACAGCGTGAAAGGGCGAATTCGGGATGTGATCGTCAACATCATCGAAGCGATCTTGATCGTCATCGTCCTGGTCTATCTGGTGGTCGGATTTCGCACGGCGGCGGTGATGGCGGCGAACATTCCGTTTGTCGTGCTGTCGTCGATCGGCGTGATCACGTTGTTTGACGTGCAGTTAGAACAAATGTCGCTGGCGTCGATGATCATCGCGCTGGGGCTATTGGTGGACAACGCGGTGCAGATTTGCGATCAGGCCCGCACCAATCAAATGGCCGGCATGTCACCGACCGCCGCAGCGGTTGCCGGCGCGCAGATGTTGGGCGCGTCGATGTTGAACGGAACGTTGACGACGATCGCCGCGTTTGTGCCGATGCTGATCGCGCTGGATGGCGCCAACCGCGAGTTCATCTATGGTTTACCGGTGACCTTATCGGTCATGCTGGGGATCAGTTGGATCTTGGCGATGACTTTTTGCGTGATTTTGGCCGCGGCGTTTATCCGGGCGCCCAAAGATCCAGCCAGGCCGACCGCCCCGATTCCGTGGCTAATGGCCTGGTGCGCCGCCCGGTTTCGCAAAGGAGGACGACCGCATGGAGAAGGCCAGGGGATCGTGTACGAGACCTACGCTTTTCTGGGTCGGTTCGCTTTAAGGTTCAAGTTCGCGACGATTGGGTTCGCGGTGTTGATGCTGATATTGGCGATGCGTTTGCCGGTTGGCAGCGAGTTCTTTCCGCTGACCGAACGTGACCAATTTGTGGTGGAAATCTGGTTGCCAGAGATCGCGACGATCGAACAGACCGACGCCGTTGCGAAAGAAGTCGAAGCGATGATTCGCAAACTTTCTCCGTACGTCGACGCCGAAGGAAAGCAACGCGAACGCTTGGCTGCGATGCGCACGTTGGTGGGTGGAGGAGGTTCGCGCTGGTATTTGTCGTGGGAGCCGGAGCCGCGTAAACCGAACTACGCCGAGATATTGATTCACACGACCGACGGAAAATTGACGCATGAATTTGCTGAACAGCTGCGAGCCGTCTCGAAGCGTGGAGATGAGCGCCTCGGTTTGCAACCGATCGTGGGCGCTCGTGTCGTGCCGATCGAACTTTTCTTGGGACCACCGGCTGACCCGGTCGTGCTGCGCGTGGTCGGAGATGGATTCGCCGATAGGAAGCGTCTGCATCGCGCGGCGGATCAGGTCAAGTCGATGGTCGAAGCGGAGCCGGAGACGTGGGACGTCAACGACTCGTGGGGCGTCGAAGGTTATCAACTGCAGGTCGACGTCGATCCTGACAAAGCAAGCTTGTCGCGTGTCGGCAACTCACAGATCGCCGAGACGCTCAACGCCTATTACTCGGGACGTTTGTTGACCACCTTCCGCGAAGGGGATCATCAGGTGCCGGTCTACTTTCGTCTGCGGCCCGAAGGACGACGCTCGATCGCCGATATCGAATCGGCCTATGTCGAAGGGGATGCGGGTAAAATTCCGCTCTCGGCGGTCGCGACCATTTCGGCGACCTGGGAGCCGGCGATGATCGATCGTCGCGATATGAACCGGACGATTGAAGTTCGTTCTCGCGTCGAGCCGGGCGCGTCGGGCAACGACATCACGATGCGCGTGATGAACTCGCCAGAGATGAAAGAGCTAATAGCGCAGTTACCGCCAGGCTTTCGGGTCGAAATCGGCGGCGCTATGGAAGAGTCGATGAAGGCCCAAGGAAAGATGCTCAAATCGTTTGGGTTGTCGTTTGTGGTCATCGTGCTGTTGCTGATTATTCAGTTCAATAGCTTGTCGAAGATGCTGGTGATCGTCGGCACCTTGCCGCTGGCGATGATTGGATCGATCTTCGGGCTGTGGATCACGTCGAATCCGCTCGGCTTTATGCCGCAGTTGGGCGTGCTGTCGCTATTTGGCATCGTGCTGAACGCCGGGATTATTTTTATGGAGTTCGCCGATATCGTCATTCGCGAGCGCGCCGAAAAAGCGAGCGGCGGCCCCATCTTGGGTTTGACGAAAGTCGAGTTCCGCGCCGCTTTGGTCGAAGCGGGACGCCAACGTTTGATGCCGATCTTTTTGACGACGGCGACCACGGTAGGCGGTTTGTTGCCGCTAGCGCTAGCCGGCGGTCCGCTGTGGGAAGGAATGGCCTGGCTGATGATCTATGGTCTGATGGTCGCGACGCTATTGACGTTGTTCGTCATTCCGGCTTTGTACGCCGTGGTGGTCGAAACCTTCGGTTTGCGCCCGTTCGTGAAAGAAGAGACACCAGCGCCGACCGGATAAGAAATACGAGGGAAGGGACTAACGCTCGTTGCGACGAGCGTACCGGAAAAGGCTTGCATCACGGCCTTGATGCAAGCCTTTTTTCTTCTTAGCCCGCCAGCGCAACCTCAAAACTTGGGCAGCGGGCTATTTCTTCTCCTGACAATCGGCCAAGGCCAGCAGCGCGAATGAGGTCGCCAGGTTGGCGTCTCCTTCGAGCCATTGCGTGTTGCTGTTGGACCACGAGCCATCTTCCTTTTGGCGTTTCGCGAGTTCGGCCAGCAGTTCTTTGCGCCAATCGTGGGTGACGCCGGATGCGTCGGTGATCGTCGGTTGTCCCAACGCGTCGAGCGACTTGGCGAACGTTTGGTAGTAATAGAAAACGCCGGCCTGACCCATACCAGGATTGGCTGTAACGTCGAAGTTTTTTTGGATGTACTTGAGCACCGCTTTCACACGCGGGTCATCTTTGTCGACGCCGGCATAGATCATGCTCTTCAGTCCGGCGTAACCCATCGAACCATAGCTGCGAAGTCCGCCGTCGGGCGTACCGCGATCCCCCTGATCGCCGCTGACTGCCGGAGTGTAATAGAAGCCGCCGTCGTTCACTTTGCCGGCGAACTTGGTCGTGTTGTATTCGCTTTCCAGGTTTTGACAGCGGCTAACGAAGACGAGCGCCTTTTGAATCGCTTCGTCCTCTTTGTCGGCGCCGCTCGAAACGAGCGCGTCCATCAAAAACGCGGTGTTCGACAAGTCAGGTCGCGTTTTGCCGCTGTAGCCCGATCCGCCGTAGTTGACATCTTCTTCCCCGACTCCATCGGTGTCAGTGATCTGCACGCCGCGAACGTACTTTTCGGCGTTTTTGACGATCGTGTCGTACTTGCCGTCGGTGTTCGCTTTGTTGAAGCACATCAACGCGATGCAAGTTTCATAGTTTTTCAAACGTCCATTGGCCGCGTAGACGCCGCCATCGTCGTGGACCGCTTTTTCGAGATAAGCGAGACTTTTGGCGACTTGCGGGTCGTTGGGGCTGCGGCCATGTTCGAGCAGGGCCAACGTAGCGATTGCGGTCGGGCCGATGCCGACCTGCGAACTGTAAGAACCGTCGTCCGCTTGATTCGAGGAGAGGAACTTCACCCCTTTGGCGACAACCGTATCGTAGTCAGCGTCGGCGGCGCTGGCGCTGCGAAACGAGCCAAACGTCAAAGTGACAACCAACAACGGCAAAACGGCGCTGAGAAACTTACGACAGGCCGTGGGGTTCACCAACATACGATTCTCCATGGGAAATACAGAGCAGGGGGGCGACGTGATTGGGATTGGCTTGGGTAGCAATTGCCGCGCCAGGCCGATTATCCGTTACAAAGCGGCGATATCGTCGGACCGCTTCCTTTTCTATTTGTACCTTGATTTTGGCTGTGGGTATCGATTGTCGGCAGAATCGACAGTGATGTCGGGTGATCCGACAGCAGGGAGAGATCGATTTTTCGTCGCGGCTGCTGGTCGTAACCTAAAATAGAGAACCCTCGGGGGGGGAATCTGCGCCTTTTTGCTACCTCGGAAAGTAGAACCATGTCTCGTTTTGCATTATTCGTCGCTCTTTTGATTGGTGGGTTCGCCGCTGCTCCGGTTTCGGCCGCTCAACCGGCGGACGAAGTCGAACTGGTCGATATGGACGAGCTGTATCAGTTTGGACAGTTGGCCGCGACGCTGGCGACCTATCGCCCCAATCCGTATCTCTATCACGATGAAGCGATCAAGCTGCAAGCGATCGCCGATTCGCTCGTGGGACGAGAAGTGGAGTTCACCGCGGGGGTTCGCAACTTTGATCATGACGAGGTAATGGTCAACGTTTCGTGGGCTGGCCGTACGTTAATTGCGATGCAGCATACTTATCCACCGATGTTTGGCAACAACGAAACTCGGGTTTATCAACCGATGCCGCGCCGCAACTTGTTTGTGCAGCCGGTCGGTTTGCGGATCGGCGATGAGATTCCGTTCTCGCTGGTGCGAAAGCTGAATGTCGGCGACGGGCTCGTCTTCCGCGGCAAGATCGCGGCGGCGCCGACCTGGTTGACTTGCAACATGTTCTTTCCGGCCGTTGGGGTCGTCATTTCGGACTGGCGAATCGTCGCCGCGAATCACAACGTTGTTGAAATCGATCTCGAAACTAGTAATCCTGACTAGCTTCGTCGCTGGAGGAGAGTCGAGGCTCCTCACGGATCGACCTCGCCGTCCGCGCAATTATTTGCTGAGATAGCGCGAAATAGCCGCTATCGCTGCATAAATTCGGCCATTCTTGGGACAACGCGTCAGTCGTCGCCTTAACCGGCGTAGTGTAAGATAGAGTGCTTGGGCGACTGGTAATGGTCGTCGTTATGCATCAGGGCGAATTGTTCACTCTCCACCGGAACTGAGATTCATGCGAATTGCGTCTGTCTGTTTGATCGCACTTCTGTTGGCCGTTTCTACCGCTACGGCTGCCGAGACGCTTGGCGTTTCCAAGACAAAACCAGCCGAGGGCCCGTTTGTCGAAATCGACGGCGGCTTTATGGTCCCTTACGAAATCGACGTCCCCGGAACCCAGGTCAAACTGTCGATGGTTCCTGTCCCCGGCGGAACCCGCGTCATGGGCGAAGGCGCCGCCGCCTATACGGTCAAGATCGAACCGTTCTGGATGTCCAAGACCGAAACGAGCTGGGCTCAATACAAAGAGTTCATGCAGCTTTATGACATCTTCAAGAAGATCGAAGGAAACGGAGATCGCCTGGTCACTGACGAGAATCGAGTCGACGCGGTAACGATCCCGACGCCGTTGTACGAACCGAGTTTCACCTTTGAAAATGGGGAAGACCCACAGCAAGCGGCCGTCACCATGACGCAGTATTCTGCGATGCAGTACAGCAAGTGGATGAGCGGCGTCACCGGCGATCAATACCGTTTGCCGAGCGAAGCCGAATGGGAACATGCGGCCGCAGGCGGCGTGAAAGGGCCTTACTCGTTTGGCGATGTCGATAAGATCGGCGATTATGCGTGGTATGTCGAAAATTCGGAAGGCGCGCAAAACAAAGTGGGCGAAAAGAAGCCGAATCCGTATGGCTTGAACGACATGCACGGCAACGTGTGGGAATGGGTGTTGGACGCCTATACCGAAACGCCGCCTGAGGCGCTGGCCGGCAAGACGGTCACCGTGGCCG
The nucleotide sequence above comes from Blastopirellula sp. J2-11. Encoded proteins:
- a CDS encoding catalase, encoding MTSEKPKPTTTDAGIPVASDEHSLTVGADGPIVLHDHYLIEQMANFNRERIAERQPHAKGSGAFGHFEVTHDVSAYTKAAVFQPGVKTDTLIRFSTVAGERGSPDTWRDPRGFALKFYTTEGNYDMVGNNTPVFFIRDPMKFQHFIRSQKRRADNGLRDHDMQWDFWSLSPESAHQVTWLMGDRGIPKTWRNMNGYSSHTYMWVNAAGERFWVKYHFKTDQGNDFLTQDEAVRIAGEDADYHRRDLFQAIEQGNYPSWTLHMQIMPYEEAKTYRFNPFDLTKVWPHSDYPLQEVGKLTLNRNPTDFHTEIEQAAFEPNNLVPGIGVSPDKMLLGRMFAYADAHRARMGVNYKQVPVNRPQCPVHSYSKDGAMRVDNVTDPVYAPNSKGGPAADPEHYPAAEVWSADGEFVHAAYTLRQDDDDWGQAGTLVREVLDDAARDRLVSNVVGHIKGGVKEPVLARVLQYWRNIDKTIGDRIAKGVSGG
- a CDS encoding TetR/AcrR family transcriptional regulator; protein product: MAAAVKEFETCGFDNTSMNRIAETAEVSKRTVYNHFESKDALFLAIIEELLETTESLPDFPHEPDRDLAEQLAANARHVVELFTSASFQGLVRVTLSRFLMSPHLAQQTIGDQKRFRVRLVRWLEQATAAGRLQIEDAEFAAAQFCGLLQAFTFWPQVFGLEPMPAAAEKERIIQSAVAMFVKQYAV
- a CDS encoding efflux RND transporter periplasmic adaptor subunit, translating into MAFTRILTHLSVSVSLVGLFVGGLGGCSPQTETAEVRKPPRPVSTITLNTTRPGVASEVTGSVVSWKTEQIGFEVEGRVRQVIEPNEQIEGRLVAQNGESHLLSEGTPLARLDDERFQITVQSAKAAVEVARRQIEAVQVDIEQRIPASIAAAEAEKQLAEIEMARTQKLFDKSASTQAALDQAITTMATAEANVARAKAELSSRQAEVRSLEAQALQAEQQLADAERNLEDVVLYSSFRGQIAETHVLPGSYVKAGDPVITVQLMDPVSIEFELSAAASRKFQHGDSLRIYTINPGQPRKELCGFVYLTDAVADSQTRTFTVKLLVRNEEVQMTPPMELDGYPVARTVDLWPLNIGPVLSGDQRLFVEEESIHHDAQGAFVWKATNRHMGEISDNKNRVLTVEKIRVDAQPVSVPFLGNWNFVPVTIRSDQNFDPERDLIAGKMIVEGQEADDWNGDKLLYDRGGWLLRPGDLVRVELSEDSAGSGLYVPMKALRHASGQASVFVVDRSTPDRPIARETPVTIVTADAALRQEAALQRIEPVEPGTLAAGAQLIVEGVHYLVDGDEIVLIKKPGAAQ
- a CDS encoding efflux RND transporter permease subunit — translated: MNYLPEFAIKRPTVVVSIVLMTVVWGIVSFMTMPRREDPDFTIKVCVVATRWTGASAQKVEELVTDPLEEAIDGLEEVKLIRSNSSNGLSTIFVELEDALPGSKVDDIWDKVRARVRNVPMPEPNITPYVNDEFTDTNIILFAVHQKPLHGAAEIDPAYAYSPRDLDLFSEQIRDELRLLPGVAKVDRFGVLEEAIYIETDVGAWSKLQLTSSQLKSLVEARNIVAPGGTIDADDGRFYVKPGGELDAVQELDSIIAALSPTDSGANHVYLESLGLNVRRDYLDPPPLICRYGDNEMEQSAVVVAVTMKSGSNIIEICDSAKAKVAQMQNVVGSLPPDLGVTIISDQSDSVKGRIRDVIVNIIEAILIVIVLVYLVVGFRTAAVMAANIPFVVLSSIGVITLFDVQLEQMSLASMIIALGLLVDNAVQICDQARTNQMAGMSPTAAAVAGAQMLGASMLNGTLTTIAAFVPMLIALDGANREFIYGLPVTLSVMLGISWILAMTFCVILAAAFIRAPKDPARPTAPIPWLMAWCAARFRKGGRPHGEGQGIVYETYAFLGRFALRFKFATIGFAVLMLILAMRLPVGSEFFPLTERDQFVVEIWLPEIATIEQTDAVAKEVEAMIRKLSPYVDAEGKQRERLAAMRTLVGGGGSRWYLSWEPEPRKPNYAEILIHTTDGKLTHEFAEQLRAVSKRGDERLGLQPIVGARVVPIELFLGPPADPVVLRVVGDGFADRKRLHRAADQVKSMVEAEPETWDVNDSWGVEGYQLQVDVDPDKASLSRVGNSQIAETLNAYYSGRLLTTFREGDHQVPVYFRLRPEGRRSIADIESAYVEGDAGKIPLSAVATISATWEPAMIDRRDMNRTIEVRSRVEPGASGNDITMRVMNSPEMKELIAQLPPGFRVEIGGAMEESMKAQGKMLKSFGLSFVVIVLLLIIQFNSLSKMLVIVGTLPLAMIGSIFGLWITSNPLGFMPQLGVLSLFGIVLNAGIIFMEFADIVIRERAEKASGGPILGLTKVEFRAALVEAGRQRLMPIFLTTATTVGGLLPLALAGGPLWEGMAWLMIYGLMVATLLTLFVIPALYAVVVETFGLRPFVKEETPAPTG
- a CDS encoding prenyltransferase/squalene oxidase repeat-containing protein; this translates as MLVNPTACRKFLSAVLPLLVVTLTFGSFRSASAADADYDTVVAKGVKFLSSNQADDGSYSSQVGIGPTAIATLALLEHGRSPNDPQVAKSLAYLEKAVHDDGGVYAANGRLKNYETCIALMCFNKANTDGKYDTIVKNAEKYVRGVQITDTDGVGEEDVNYGGSGYSGKTRPDLSNTAFLMDALVSSGADKEDEAIQKALVFVSRCQNLESEYNTTKFAGKVNDGGFYYTPAVSGDQGDRGTPDGGLRSYGSMGYAGLKSMIYAGVDKDDPRVKAVLKYIQKNFDVTANPGMGQAGVFYYYQTFAKSLDALGQPTITDASGVTHDWRKELLAELAKRQKEDGSWSNSNTQWLEGDANLATSFALLALADCQEKK
- a CDS encoding formylglycine-generating enzyme family protein, whose product is MRIASVCLIALLLAVSTATAAETLGVSKTKPAEGPFVEIDGGFMVPYEIDVPGTQVKLSMVPVPGGTRVMGEGAAAYTVKIEPFWMSKTETSWAQYKEFMQLYDIFKKIEGNGDRLVTDENRVDAVTIPTPLYEPSFTFENGEDPQQAAVTMTQYSAMQYSKWMSGVTGDQYRLPSEAEWEHAAAGGVKGPYSFGDVDKIGDYAWYVENSEGAQNKVGEKKPNPYGLNDMHGNVWEWVLDAYTETPPEALAGKTVTVAEAIQWPTKPFPLCTKGGSWDDDAENCKVTSKLGSHDDDWKASDPNIPLSPWWFTEYPSTCVGFRLIRPLTKLPKAEMVKYWDSLPEFLQFDVNDRLGGGRGVLGLVDEKLPAAIKEVED